A window of the Schistocerca nitens isolate TAMUIC-IGC-003100 chromosome 5, iqSchNite1.1, whole genome shotgun sequence genome harbors these coding sequences:
- the LOC126259343 gene encoding la-related protein 6 codes for MQEPTVVMPSTVFFSNLRPEAEPFEPPPMKHSDTRDSISSIDSDISLTFDHNAEEGAHLADMSDCGSDAAESTPSAGSPSAATKEEPAKDEPPFVPPDDELAQKIVAQVEFYFSDVNITKDAFLLKHVKRNKEGYVSLKLISSFKRVKHLARDWRSVAYALERYSTKLQINEAGTKLRRVDPLPAYDETAPSRTVVAAHLPPDRPTIEGVADLFSSYGDIALVRIVRPGNPVPQDARAFLARHPELAGTVCALVEFTTTESAHRALAGWRARTSGVAVHELVSHDANNNTTTAGGQQPPRKKSSVSSGPYHRKSVVTRLVTSDYSSSCSEAETEPRPPPSNPHNIPVAPLVQAVSAAIRSTAGAATIVAAKDRQVTRARTAPELCPWVAQRRESDFRPRSNSGVTHLPDNVLRMPRGPDGGRGFASRPRPLVCAS; via the coding sequence ATGCAGGAACCGACAGTGGTGATGCCCAGCACAGTGTTCTTCAGCAACCTGCGGCCCGAGGCCGAGCCCTTCGAGCCGCCGCCAATGAAGCACTCCGACACGCGCGACAGCATCTCGTCCATCGACAGTGACATCTCGTTGACGTTCGACCACAATGCGGAAGAGGGCGCGCACCTGGCCGACATGTCCGACTGCGGCTCCGACGCCGCGGAGTCGACCCCGTCGGCGGGCTCCCCGTCGGCGGCGACCAAGGAAGAGCCCGCTAAGGACGAGCCCCCTTTCGTGCCGCCCGACGACGAGCTCGCGCAGAAGATCGTAGCCCAAGTGGAGTTCTACTTCTCCGACGTGAATATCACCAAAGACGCCTTCCTGCTGAAGCACGTGAAGAGGAACAAGGAGGGCTACGTGTCGCTGAAGCTGATCTCGAGCTTCAAGCGCGTGAAGCACCTGGCGCGCGACTGGCGCTCCGTGGCGTACGCGCTCGAGCGCTACTCGACCAAGCTGCAGATCAACGAGGCGGGCACCAAGCTGCGCAGGGTGGACCCGCTGCCGGCGTACGACGAGACGGCGCCGTCGCGCACCGTCGTGGCGGCGCACCTGCCGCCCGACAGGCCCACCATCGAGGGCGTCGCCGACCTCTTCTCCAGCTACGGCGACATCGCGCTGGTGCGCATCGTGCGGCCCGGCAACCCCGTGCCGCAGGACGCCAGGGCCTTCCTGGCGCGCCACCCCGAGCTGGCCGGCACCGTCTGCGCGCTGGTCGAGTTCACCACCACCGAGAGCGCGCACCGCGCCCTGGCCGGCTGGCGCGCGCGCACCAGCGGCGTCGCCGTGCACGAGCTCGTCTCGCACGACGCCAACAACAACACGACGACGGCGGGCGGCCAGCAGCCGCCGCGCAAGAAGTCTTCGGTGTCGTCCGGGCCGTACCACAGGAAGTCGGTGGTGACGCGCCTGGTGACGAGCGACTACTCGAGCAGCTGCTCCGAGGCGGAGACGGAGCCGCGCCCGCCGCCCTCCAACCCGCACAACATCCCGGTGGCGCCGCTGGTGCAGGCCGTGTCGGCGGCCATCCGCAGCACGGCCGGCGCCGCCACAATCGTCGCCGCCAAGGACCGGCAGGTAACGCGCGCGCGCACCGCCCCCGAGCTCTGCCCCTGGGTGGCGCAGCGGCGCGAGTCCGACTTCCGCCCCCGCTCCAACAGCGGCGTCACGCACCTGCCGGACAACGTGCTGCGCATGCCGCGCGGGCCCGACGGCGGTCGCGGGTTCGCGTCCCGCCCCAGGCCCCTGGTCTGCGCCTCGTGA